Proteins encoded within one genomic window of Theobroma cacao cultivar B97-61/B2 chromosome 7, Criollo_cocoa_genome_V2, whole genome shotgun sequence:
- the LOC18594940 gene encoding uncharacterized protein LOC18594940, producing the protein MAFLLTNLSSSLLLQTITCSNDREKPIHQPLLSRTPKLSSETLTVQSPTLQGSQVKVHSPSLHQDKHHQPHQRDEFYVNLGLAVRTLREDLPLLFTRDLNYDIYRDDVTFVDPLNTFSGIENYKLIFWALRFHGKILFRDISLEVFRIWQPSENVILIRWNLRGVPRVPWEAKGQFQGTSRYKLDRNGKIYEHKVDNLAFNFPQPLKPAASVLDLVAAGPASPNPTFLWGPVDMYQSSWIEFYRAVRQTLDREGYLLAQDGLATCS; encoded by the exons ATGGCTTTTCTGCTGACTaacctttcttcttctctcctcCTTCAAACCATAACTTGCTCTAACGATAGAGAAAAACCCATTCACCAACCACTGCTTTCCCGAACTCCCAAGCTCTCCTCTGAAACTCTAACTGTGCAATCCCCAACCCTCCAAGGCTCCCAGGTTAAGGTTCACTCTCCCTCACTTCACCAGGACAAGCACCACCAACCCCACCAAAGAGATGAGTTTTATGTCAACCTAGGACTTGCTGTTAGGACTCTTCGTGAGGATTTGCCTTTGCTTTTCACCAGAGACCTCAATTATGACATTTACAG GGATGATGTTACTTTTGTAGACCCTTTGAATACATTTTCTGGTATTGAAAACTATAAATTGATCTTCTGGGCTTTGAGATTTCATGGTAAAATATTGTTCAGAGATATTTCCCTTGAAGTTTTTAGGATTTGGCAACCTTCAGAGAATGTCATATTGATTAGATGGAACTTGAGAGGTGTCCCTAGAGTTCCATGGGAGGCCAAGGGACAGTTTCAGGGTACTTCAAGGTACAAATTAGATCGAAATGGAAAAATCTATGAGCATAAGGTTGATAATTTAGCATTTAATTTCCCACAGCCGCTTAAACCAGCAGCCTCGGTGTTGGATTTAGTTGCTGCTGGCCCAGCAAGTCCTAATCCAACATTTCTATGGGGCCCTGTGGACATGTATCAATCTTCTTGGATTGAGTTTTATCGTGCAGTTAGACAGACATTGGATCGAGAAGGATATTTGCTTGCTCAAGATGGTTTGGCTACTTGTTCATAG